The proteins below come from a single Rosa rugosa chromosome 2, drRosRugo1.1, whole genome shotgun sequence genomic window:
- the LOC133733374 gene encoding receptor-like protein 2 codes for MANVILFFLLLIFSSNIIFENIHACNQSERNSLLFLALTLSSPQLNWTSADCCNWEGITCNRDGWVTHLQLPSKGLKLKGGIFPSSSLANLTHLTHLNLSHNSLSGSLDQTEFFLSLNDLEILDLSYNLLFGVLPSSLPSSHIQMVDLSSNRLHGAVSSSFFQQAWNLTTFNVSNNTFSGPIPSSICRPSSSSLRHLDFSFNNFNGSISSGLGKCSKLQVFRAGNNYLSGSLPEDMFNSTTLEEISLPQNSLYGVVSDKISNLTNLTNLDLSYNQLSGVLPLHLGKLSKLKYILLDFNYLEGSLPLSLMNCTNLVELRMGSNNLGGDISMLNFSKLSQLSKLGLRKNNFSGILLRSIYSCKFLKAIQVNHNNLEVQIQPEILSLKSLSFLALGSNKGLTNVTGAMKILMGCKRLVFLSLGSSFLGEEMPNGVEMVDFNGFQNLRHLDLSLCNLSGIIPSWLSKLKMLQVLDLSGNRITGSIPSWLGTLPRLQTLLLGFNQLSGEFPKELCTLPMLVSGQAAAQVGRFYLELPVYYQPSADAPTYIFFVPVIYLSHNCLSGNRPIEIGQLQLLQALDLSANNFSGNIPNQISNLKYMERLDLSMNHLSGKIPASFTGLNFLSSFNVSYNNLGGPIPSSTQLQSFNASVFEGNLKLCGAPLPNKCQTTKGADAPDMSTQDADTKEHQIPWFYVFVALGFITGFWGVCGPLVLMRKWRYAYYHFVDNVQDRFHVMIAKCMASMRRKFV; via the coding sequence ATGGCAAATGTAATCCTTTTCTTCTTACTCTTGATATTCTCTTCCAATATCATATTTGAAAACATTCATGCTTGCAACCAAAGCGAACGCAACTCTCTGCTGTTCTTAGCTCTCACTTTGTCTTCTCCTCAGTTGAATTGGACTTCCGCTGATTGTTGCAATTGGGAAGGCATTACTTGTAATCGAGATGGTTGGGTCACCCATTTGCAGTTACCCTCCAAAGGGCTCAAACTAAAAGGAGGTATTTTCCCCTCATCATCACTTGCAAATCTCACACATCTCACTCACTTGAATCTCTCCCACAATTCACTCTCTGGTTCTCTAGATCAAACTGAATTCTTCTTGTCCTTGAATGATCTCGAAATCCTAGATTTGAGCTATAACCTTCTTTTTGGAGTGCTACCATCTTCTCTACCATCCAGTCATATTCAGATGGTGGATCTTTCCAGCAATCGTTTACATGGTGCGGTTTCATCTTCTTTTTTCCAACAAGCTTGGAATTTGACTACTTTCAATGTCAGTAACAACACCTTTTCAGGTCCTATCCCATCCTCTATTTGTcgtccttcttcttcctcgttACGACACCTTGATTTTTCCTTCAATAATTTCAATGGTAGTATATCTTCTGGACTAGGGAAGTGTTCCAAACTGCAGGTCTTCCGTGCTGGTAACAATTACCTGTCAGGATCGCTTCCAGAAGATATGTTTAATTCTACCACACTTGAAGAGATTTCACTACCTCAAAATTCATTGTATGGAGTAGTAAGTGATAAAATTTCCAACCTCACCAACCTTACAAACCTTGACCTCTCCTATAACCAATTGAGTGGTGTGCTCCCTCTCCATCTTGGGAAGCTCTCCAAGTTGAAATACATACTCCTTGATTTCAACTATCTGGAAGGTTCATTGCCCCTATCTCTGATGAATTGCACAAACCTCGTTGAACTACGTATGGGAAGCAACAACTTGGGAGGTGATATCTCCATGCTTAATTTTTCCAAACTTAGCCAACTTAGTAAACTTGGCTTGCGGAAAAATAACTTCTCTGGTATCTTGCTGAGAAGCATCTACTCGTGCAAGTTCTTGAAAGCAATTCAAGTGAATCACAATAATCTAGAGGTTCAAATACAGCCTGAAATTCTTTCATTGAAATCCCTGTCCTTCCTCGCACTTGGTTCGAACAAAGGTTTGACCAATGTGACAGGGGCAATGAAGATACTGATGGGTTGCAAACGTCTCGTATTCCTTTCCTTGGGATCTAGTTTTTTAGGTGAGGAAATGCCGAACGGTGTTGAAATGGTGGATTTTAATGGATTTCAAAATCTTCGACATTTAGATTTGAGTTTATGTAATCTTAGTGGTATAATTCCCTCATGGCTATCGAAGCTGAAAATGTTACAGGTCTTGGATCTGAGTGGCAACAGAATCACAGGCTCAATTCCAAGTTGGCTGGGGACTCTTCCAAGGCTGCAAACTCTACTACTGGGCTTCAACCAACTTTCTGGAGAATTTCCAAAGGAATTGTGCACACTACCTATGTTAGTATCTGGACAAGCTGCAGCTCAAGTAGGTCGTTTTTATCTTGAACTGCCTGTCTACTACCAACCTAGTGCTGATGCACCAACTTATATATTTTTTGTCCCAGTTATATACCTTAGTCACAATTGCCTTAGTGGGAATAGACCTATTGAGATTGGCCaattgcagcttctccaagCGCTGGATCTTAGTGCTAACAACTTCTCCGGCAACATTCCAAACCAGATATCTAACCTAAAGTACATGGAGCGACTGGATCTCTCCATGAACCATTTGTCTGGAAAAATCCCGGCATCATTCACAGGTCTTAATTTCTTATCAAGTTTTAATGTCTCGTACAATAATCTTGGAGGACCAATACCATCAAGCACTCAACTCCAAAGCTTCAATGCTTCTGTATTTGAGGGGAATCTGAAACTTTGTGGTGCCCCACTTCCAAATAAGTGTCAGACAACAAAGGGTGCTGATGCACCTGATATGAGCACCCAAGATGCAGACACCAAGGAGCatcaaattccatggttttatgtttttgttgcACTTGGGTTCATTACAGGATTTTGGGGAGTCTGTGGTCCCTTGGTGCTTATGAGAAAGTGGAGGTATGCATATTACCATTTTGTAGACAATGTACAAGACAGGTTCCATGTGATGATAGCAAAGTGTATGGCAAGCATGAGGAGAAAGTTTGTTTAG